The genome window ACGACCTGTTCACGCGCACCACCACGCGCAACCACTACGCCGTGGTGCAGGAGATGTTCCGCACGGTGCACAAGAACGGCTACATGATCGAGCGGACCACGAAGGGCGCGGTGAGCCCGTCGACGGGCCGCACGCTGCCGGACCGCTACATCGAGGGCACGTGCCCGATCTGCGGCTACGACGGCGCGCGCGGCGACCAGTGCGACAACTGCGGCAACCAGCTCGACGCGATCGAGCTCATCAACCCGAAGAGCAAGATCAACGGCGAGACGCCGAAGTTCGTGGAGTCCGAGCACTTCTTCCTCGACCTGCCGGCGTTCGTCGACGCGCTCGGGGACTGGCTGCGCACGCGCACCGAGTGGCGCCCGAACGTCCTGAAGTTCTCCCTGAACCTGCTCGACGACGTGCGTCCGCGCGCCATGACGCGTGACATCGACTGGGGCATCCCCGTGCCGCTCGACGGGTGGGAGCAGAACCCGACCAAGCGTCTGTACGTGTGGTTCGACGCGGTCATCGGGTACCTGTCGGCGTCGATCGAGTGGGCGCGGCGCAGCGGCGACCCGGACGCGTGGCGCCAGTGGTGGAACGACCCCGAGGCCCTGTCGTACTACTTCATGGGCAAGGACAACATCACGTTCCACTCGCAGATCTGGCCGGCCGAGCTGCTGGGCTACGACGGCAAGGGCTCGCGCGGCGGGGAGCCCGGCGCGTACGGGTCGCTCAACCTGCCGACCGAGGTCGTCTCAAGCGAGTTCCTCAACGTCGAGGGCAAGCAGTTCTCGACGTCGCGCGGCGTGGTCATCCTCGTCCGCGACATGCTCGCGCGCTACCAGCCCGACGCCCTGCGGTACTACATCTCGGTCGCCGGTCCGGAGATGCAGGACGTCGACTTCACGTGGGCGGAGTTCAAGCGCCGCACCAACGACGAGCTGGTCGCGGGCTGGGGCAACCTGGTCAACCGCACGGCGAGCATGGTGCACAAGAACTTCGGCGAGATCCCCGCACCGGGGCACCGGCTGCCCGTCGACGAGGCGCTGAGCGCCGAGATCACGACCGCCTTCGGCCGCGTCGGTGAGCTCGTCGGCGTCCACCGGCAGCGGCAGGCGCTCCAGGAGGCCATGCGCGTCGTGACGGAGGCGAACCGGTACGTCTCGGAGACCGAGCCGTGGAAGCTCAAGACCGACCCCGAGCGTCTGGCGACGGTGCTGCACACCACGACGCAGGCCGTGAGCGACCTCAACACGCTGCTCGCGCCGTTCCTGCCGCACTCCGCGCAGCAGGTCCACGAGGCGCTGGGCGGCACGGGGACGTTCTCGCCGCAGCCCCGCATCGAGGAGGTCACCGACCTCGACGACGACAGCCGGCACTACCCCGTCATCACGGGCGACTACACGTCGGTCCGCGGGACGTGGCAGCCGAAGGCGGTCGTGCCGGGCACGAAGGTCGACAAGCCCACGCCGATCTTCACCAAGCTCGACGACTCCATCGTCGAGGAGGAGCTCGAGCGGCTCCGGCAGCCCTGACCCGTGGCCCGCAAGCGTCGTGAGACGGGCTGGCCGCCGTCGCCCGAGCCCCTGCCGTCGCCCGTCGTCGACAACCACACGCACCTCGAGTCGGTGGTCGGCTGGCGGGCGGGCGGCTGGGACGGCGACGTGGACGACGCCGCGGCGACGCCCCCGGACGTCGCCGCGCACGTGGCGCGCGCGGCGGCCGTCGGCGTGACCCGCATGGTGCAGGTCGGCTGCGACCTCGACGCCGTCTCCTGGACCGACGCGGCCGTGCGGGCCCACCCGGCGCTGCTGGGGGCCGTCGCGATCCACCCCAACGAGGCGGTGCTGCACGCGGGCGTCCGCGAGGTCGCACCGGACGGGCTCGAGCCCGACCCGCAGCCCCGGCACGACGTGCCGCTCGACGAGGCGCTCGCCGCGGTCGCGGCCGTCGCACGCGCGAACCCGCGCGTGCGGGCGATCGGGGAGACCGGCCTGGACCACTACCGCGCCGGGCCCCGGGGCCGCGAGGTCCAGCGCGAGGCCTTCCGGGCGCACGTCGCGCTCGCCAAGGAGCTCGGCCTGGCGCTGCAGATCCACGACCGGGACGCGCACGACGAGGTCGTCGACGTGCTGCGTCGCGACGGCGCGCCCGAGCGCACGGTGTTCCACTGCTTCTCGGGCGGGACCGGCCTGGCGCGCGTGTGCGCCGACGAGGGCTGGTACTGCTCCTTCGCGGGACCCGTGTCCTTCCCCGCCAACGAGGAGCTGCGGGCGGCGCTGCGGCTGCTGCCTGCCTCGCTCGTGCTCGTCGAGACCGACGCGCCCTACCTGACGGTCCACCCGCACCGGGGTCGGCCCAACGCGCCGTACCTCTTGCCGGGGACGGTGCGCACGGTCGCCGAGGCCACCGGCAGGTCGCTCGCCGAGGTGTGTGCGCAGGTCAGTGCCGTCTCGGTGGGGGTGTACGGCGACTGGTGAGCCGTCGCGGCGTGCGCCCCCCGCTGGTCGCGAGGGTCACGAGTCGGTTACGGTCTGTCCCGGCAGCCGTGCTGCGCCCGTCAAGGGCGGGGCTCCGGGTGCCGAAGAGAACTTCAGGGCAGCGTCCCTCCCGCCGACCCGAAGGACACCGTGACCGGTCACGACCAGGTCTCCGGCCGCCGCGCGGCACGCGCGCGCGACCGGGCCGCCCGCACCGCCGCGCAGGCGGTCGTGCTCGCGCTCGTCGCGGGCGGGACCACCGCGTTCGCCGCGATGCACAAGGACGTCACCGTCGACGTCGACGGGCGTGAGGTGCAGGTGCAGGCCTTCGGTCGCACGGTGGCCGACGTGCTCGACGCGGGCGGCATCGAGGTGTCCCAGGGTGACCTCGTCGCACCGGGGCTCGACCAGCCGGTGGCGCGCACGGGTCAGGTGGTCGTCCGGCACGGCCGCGAGATCGCGGTCGAGGTCGACGGGCAGGAGCGCACGGTCTGGACGACGGCGCTGACGGTGGGCGAGGCGGTCGAGGAGCTCGGGCTGCGGGACGGGGTGCGCCTGTCGGCGTCGCGCTCGGCGAGCGTCGGGCGTGACGTGCTGCGGGTCTCGACGCAGAAGACCGTGCACCTCGTGGTCGACGGGCAGGTCATCGACGGCGTGACGAGCGGCTCGACCGTGCGGGACGCGCTGCGCGAGATCGGGCTCGTGCTCGAGGAGGCCGACCAGGTCTCCGTGCCGCTCGACGCGGCGGCCGTCGACGGCCTCGTCGTGCTGGTCACGCGCGCGGCCACGTCCGGTGAGACCGTGACCGAGGCGGTGCCGTTCGCGGTCCAGGAGATCGAGGACCCGACGCTCGTCAAGGGCAACCGGGTCGTGCAGTCGACCGGGCGCGCCGGGCAGCGCACGACGACCTACGCGCTCGACGTGGTCGGTGGCGTGGTGGTGGGCCGCACCGTGCTCGCGTCGGTCGTCACCGTGCCGCCCGTCGACCAGGTGACGCGCGTCGGGACGGCGGAGCTGCCGGACCCGGCGACGGTCGCCGTGGAACCGGGGACGGCGCAGGCGATGGGCAAGGAGATGGCCGCGGCCCGCGGCTGGGGCGACGACCAGTTCGCCTGCCTGCTCTCGCTGTGGAACAAGGAGAGCGGCTGGCGCTGGAACGCCGAGAACAAGTCCTCGGGCGCCTACGGCATCCCCCAGTCGCTGCCGGGCTCGAAGATGGCGTCGGTGGCCGACGACTGGCGGACGAACCCGGCTACCCAGATCACCTGGGGGCTGAACTACATCGCCGGTCGGTACGGGACTCCCTGCGGCGCGTGGGCGCACTCGCAGGCCAAGAACTGGTACTGACCTCCACGTTCGTTCCACGACGGCGCGTCGCCTGCGGCGCGCCGTCCGTGCTGTGACCTTCGTCTCCGCTCGCAGGGGTTGGAACTGTCGCCGTAAATCCGTTACGGTCGCGTGTCGCTATTGCACGAAAGGGTGAGAGCCCGGCCGTTCAGGTGACGCACGGTCGGCCGTCCCACGGCCACCGCGACCGCCGGATCGGGGATCCCTCCGTGGCGGACGTCCGGGTGCTCGTCACCGCGGAGCGTCCCGCCTCTCCCTGTGCCCGGTCTCGACGACGGCTGGAGCCTCGTGCAGTTCTTTACCCGCCACACCGGTCCGACGTCGTCGGCGGCATCGTCCGCCACGGCACCGCAGCCCGACGCCGGACCGGAGCAGGGTCCCGCGGCCCGCGCGTCGCGCCGCCGCTGGCCGCTCGTCGCCGCTGGCACCGCCGTGCTGGTCGTCGCCGCCGGGGGCACCGCCTACGCGCAGGCCCACAAGACCGTCGCGCTCGACGTCGACGGCGAGGTCACGCGTGTCAGCACGTTCGCCGGCTCGGTCGACGGGCTGCTCGCCGACCAGGACGTCGAGGTCGGTGACCGCGACAGCGTGTCCCACCAGGGCGCTCTGGCCGACGGTGCCGAGATCGTCGTGCGGCACGCGACCGCGCTCGTCGTGATGATCGACGGCAACCGTCAGGTCGTCTGGACCACCGCGCTCAGCGCCGACGAGGCGCTCGACACGCTCGCCGACCGCGCCGGTTCGGTCGCCCTCGTCGCGTCGCGCTCCGCCGACCGCGCCGAGCTGCCGCTCGACCTGGCCCTGGACGGCCGCGCCGAGGTGCTGGTCGACGGGACCGTGCTCGACGTCCCCGAGGCCGACGCCACGGTCGGCGAGGTCCTCGACGGGCTCGCGGTCGTGCTGCAGCCGCTGGACCGCGTCCAGGTGCAGCGCTCCGGCAACGGGGTCGTCCAGGTGGTCGTGCAGCGCGTCGTGGTGCAGGACGTCGCGACGATGTCGGAGGTGCCGTTCACGTCGCGCACCGAGGACGACGCGAGCCGCTTCACCGGCCAGAAGGTCGTCGCGCAGGCCGGCGTGCCGGGCGTGCGCACGGTCGTCGAGCGCGTGACCACGGTCGACGGCGTCGAGGAGACGCGCGAGCCCGTCAGCGACGGCATCACGCAGGGTCCGGTCGAGGAGATCGTCAAGGTCGGCACCAAGGCGCGCCCCGTCGCCCCGGCCCCGGCGCCCGCCGCGTCGTCGGCCCGTTCGTCGTCCGGCTCGTCCGCCGCGGCCGGTCCCATCGCCGCCGGCGGCAGCGCGGACTCGCTCAACTGGGCCGCGCTGGCCAGGTGCGAGTCCGGCGGCCGCCCGGACGCCGTGTCGTCCACCGGCAAGTACCACGGGCT of Cellulomonas dongxiuzhuiae contains these proteins:
- the metG gene encoding methionine--tRNA ligase, coding for MSRILSAVAWPYANGPRHIGHVAGFGIPSDVFSRYMRMAGHDVLMVSGTDEHGTPILVQADKEGVSPQELADRYNRVIAEDLTALGLSYDLFTRTTTRNHYAVVQEMFRTVHKNGYMIERTTKGAVSPSTGRTLPDRYIEGTCPICGYDGARGDQCDNCGNQLDAIELINPKSKINGETPKFVESEHFFLDLPAFVDALGDWLRTRTEWRPNVLKFSLNLLDDVRPRAMTRDIDWGIPVPLDGWEQNPTKRLYVWFDAVIGYLSASIEWARRSGDPDAWRQWWNDPEALSYYFMGKDNITFHSQIWPAELLGYDGKGSRGGEPGAYGSLNLPTEVVSSEFLNVEGKQFSTSRGVVILVRDMLARYQPDALRYYISVAGPEMQDVDFTWAEFKRRTNDELVAGWGNLVNRTASMVHKNFGEIPAPGHRLPVDEALSAEITTAFGRVGELVGVHRQRQALQEAMRVVTEANRYVSETEPWKLKTDPERLATVLHTTTQAVSDLNTLLAPFLPHSAQQVHEALGGTGTFSPQPRIEEVTDLDDDSRHYPVITGDYTSVRGTWQPKAVVPGTKVDKPTPIFTKLDDSIVEEELERLRQP
- a CDS encoding TatD family hydrolase; the encoded protein is MARKRRETGWPPSPEPLPSPVVDNHTHLESVVGWRAGGWDGDVDDAAATPPDVAAHVARAAAVGVTRMVQVGCDLDAVSWTDAAVRAHPALLGAVAIHPNEAVLHAGVREVAPDGLEPDPQPRHDVPLDEALAAVAAVARANPRVRAIGETGLDHYRAGPRGREVQREAFRAHVALAKELGLALQIHDRDAHDEVVDVLRRDGAPERTVFHCFSGGTGLARVCADEGWYCSFAGPVSFPANEELRAALRLLPASLVLVETDAPYLTVHPHRGRPNAPYLLPGTVRTVAEATGRSLAEVCAQVSAVSVGVYGDW
- a CDS encoding aggregation-promoting factor C-terminal-like domain-containing protein, whose amino-acid sequence is MTGHDQVSGRRAARARDRAARTAAQAVVLALVAGGTTAFAAMHKDVTVDVDGREVQVQAFGRTVADVLDAGGIEVSQGDLVAPGLDQPVARTGQVVVRHGREIAVEVDGQERTVWTTALTVGEAVEELGLRDGVRLSASRSASVGRDVLRVSTQKTVHLVVDGQVIDGVTSGSTVRDALREIGLVLEEADQVSVPLDAAAVDGLVVLVTRAATSGETVTEAVPFAVQEIEDPTLVKGNRVVQSTGRAGQRTTTYALDVVGGVVVGRTVLASVVTVPPVDQVTRVGTAELPDPATVAVEPGTAQAMGKEMAAARGWGDDQFACLLSLWNKESGWRWNAENKSSGAYGIPQSLPGSKMASVADDWRTNPATQITWGLNYIAGRYGTPCGAWAHSQAKNWY
- a CDS encoding resuscitation-promoting factor produces the protein MPGLDDGWSLVQFFTRHTGPTSSAASSATAPQPDAGPEQGPAARASRRRWPLVAAGTAVLVVAAGGTAYAQAHKTVALDVDGEVTRVSTFAGSVDGLLADQDVEVGDRDSVSHQGALADGAEIVVRHATALVVMIDGNRQVVWTTALSADEALDTLADRAGSVALVASRSADRAELPLDLALDGRAEVLVDGTVLDVPEADATVGEVLDGLAVVLQPLDRVQVQRSGNGVVQVVVQRVVVQDVATMSEVPFTSRTEDDASRFTGQKVVAQAGVPGVRTVVERVTTVDGVEETREPVSDGITQGPVEEIVKVGTKARPVAPAPAPAASSARSSSGSSAAAGPIAAGGSADSLNWAALARCESGGRPDAVSSTGKYHGLYQFSVATWQAVGGAGLPSQASADEQTARAKMLYNRSGAGQWPHCGKNLFG